A genomic stretch from Pyxidicoccus xibeiensis includes:
- a CDS encoding DUF7873 family protein translates to MAKLNQIIAVEKGVKNRSQQELTQAHHDLQKPQLLAGLSRTYQPRDEEGERFPPESTRVQVRTDDVLKKTKEILTRLFDVTATKDLTNCHAKADVRVDGKVLLKGVPATYLLFLEKQLVDLHTFVKKLPTLDPSESWVPDPAQGLWATEPVQTAKTKKVPRNHVKSEATEKHPAQVEVYYEDIVVGYWKTVKFSGALPATRVNDMLERVEKLQQAVKFAREEANAVEAEELKAGEVLLGYLFS, encoded by the coding sequence ATGGCCAAGCTGAACCAGATCATCGCCGTCGAGAAGGGCGTCAAGAACCGCTCCCAGCAGGAGCTGACGCAGGCGCACCACGACCTCCAGAAGCCGCAGCTGCTCGCCGGCCTCTCCCGCACCTATCAGCCCCGCGACGAGGAGGGTGAGCGCTTTCCCCCCGAGTCCACGCGCGTGCAGGTGCGCACCGACGACGTGCTGAAGAAGACGAAGGAGATCCTCACCCGCCTCTTCGACGTCACCGCCACCAAGGACCTCACCAACTGCCACGCCAAGGCGGACGTGCGCGTGGACGGCAAGGTCCTGCTCAAGGGTGTGCCCGCGACGTACCTGCTCTTCCTGGAGAAGCAGCTGGTGGACCTTCACACCTTCGTGAAGAAGCTCCCCACGCTGGACCCCTCGGAGAGCTGGGTGCCGGACCCGGCGCAGGGCCTGTGGGCCACCGAGCCGGTGCAGACGGCGAAGACGAAGAAGGTCCCGCGCAACCACGTGAAGTCCGAGGCCACCGAGAAGCACCCCGCCCAGGTGGAGGTGTATTACGAGGACATCGTGGTCGGTTACTGGAAGACCGTGAAGTTCTCCGGCGCCCTGCCCGCCACCCGCGTCAACGACATGCTGGAGCGCGTCGAGAAGCTGCAGCAGGCAGTCAAGTTCGCCCGTGAAGAGGCCAACGCCGTGGAGGCGGAGGAGCTGAAGGCCGGCGAGGTTCTCCTCGGCTACCTCTTCAGCTAG
- the xrtO gene encoding exosortase O — protein MIPGELTTAPDDVRPRAHALAALTANGALVVGLAALFAPTFRWLAGLLTHELRTSTLLFLFVALVLVSRAPRGLHRGFLRAPRVDRLPVVLLVGASALQVLVRRFLDVDLMSTALLLVALYGLAGFYLPGHLWRRAASGVALLVGVLPFGHHLEAYLGFPARLVAARIASGLLGSLGVANSGSESILVMENGLASVDLPCAGMKSLWVGALLTLALVAVQGRRLGWRLAAVLAAQASAMLGANAVRVTALSLVAVAAGRPDLASLIHTPLGLFGFLLVAGAAAWATVRWVPQATMRPAMDEAPVRASLVPPLLLASVLGLLTAVSSRRPLPPPVPAPLRFTLPAAFAAVPATLSAAEMDLFGRHGAAGARKVFFTWAGRRGSLLLVPATSWRAHHPAAQCLAASGVTLHAIDTRKLGEGFAVQHMELGPVPGAAVTWFQQGERTVATLAERILAGPFGDDAPWVMATVVLEGASGAPLVDAATEVRAAVGRAFEGVP, from the coding sequence GTGATTCCCGGAGAGCTCACCACGGCCCCTGACGACGTCCGCCCGCGCGCGCATGCGCTGGCGGCGCTCACGGCCAATGGCGCCCTGGTCGTGGGGCTCGCCGCGCTGTTCGCGCCGACGTTCCGCTGGCTCGCGGGCCTGCTCACCCACGAGCTGCGCACGAGCACCCTGCTGTTCCTGTTCGTGGCCCTCGTGCTCGTGTCGCGGGCGCCCCGGGGGCTGCACCGCGGCTTCCTGCGGGCACCCCGCGTGGACCGGCTCCCGGTGGTGCTGCTCGTGGGGGCCAGCGCGCTCCAGGTGCTTGTCCGGAGGTTCCTGGACGTGGACCTCATGTCCACGGCCCTGCTGCTGGTGGCGCTGTACGGGCTCGCCGGGTTCTACCTGCCCGGACACCTCTGGCGGCGCGCCGCGTCCGGGGTGGCGCTGCTCGTCGGGGTGCTGCCCTTCGGCCACCACCTGGAGGCGTACCTGGGGTTCCCGGCCCGGCTCGTGGCCGCGCGCATTGCCTCCGGGCTCCTGGGCTCGCTGGGAGTCGCGAACTCCGGCAGCGAGAGCATCCTCGTCATGGAGAACGGGCTGGCCTCCGTCGACCTGCCCTGCGCGGGCATGAAGAGCCTGTGGGTAGGGGCGCTGCTCACCCTGGCGCTCGTCGCCGTCCAGGGGCGCCGCCTCGGCTGGCGGCTCGCGGCCGTGCTGGCGGCGCAGGCCAGCGCGATGCTCGGGGCCAACGCGGTGCGTGTGACGGCCTTGTCGCTGGTGGCGGTGGCCGCGGGCCGGCCCGACCTGGCCTCGCTCATCCACACGCCCCTGGGCCTCTTCGGGTTCCTCCTGGTCGCGGGCGCCGCCGCCTGGGCCACCGTACGGTGGGTGCCCCAGGCCACCATGCGGCCCGCCATGGACGAGGCGCCCGTGCGCGCGTCGCTCGTGCCGCCGCTCCTGCTGGCCTCGGTGCTGGGACTCCTCACCGCCGTGTCCTCGAGACGGCCGCTCCCGCCCCCCGTGCCCGCGCCGCTGCGCTTCACCCTTCCAGCGGCATTCGCCGCGGTGCCCGCCACCCTCAGTGCGGCGGAGATGGACCTCTTCGGCCGCCATGGCGCGGCCGGCGCGCGGAAGGTCTTCTTCACCTGGGCGGGCCGCCGCGGCTCGCTCCTGCTGGTGCCCGCGACCTCCTGGCGCGCGCACCACCCGGCGGCGCAGTGCCTGGCGGCGAGCGGCGTCACGCTCCACGCCATCGACACGCGGAAGCTCGGCGAGGGCTTTGCCGTGCAGCACATGGAGCTGGGGCCCGTGCCTGGCGCGGCGGTGACGTGGTTCCAGCAGGGGGAGCGGACGGTGGCGACGCTCGCCGAGAGAATCCTGGCAGGACCCTTCGGCGATGACGCGCCGTGGGTGATGGCGACCGTGGTGCTCGAGGGAGCATCGGGGGCGCCGCTGGTGGACGCAGCAACCGAAGTCCGGGCCGCCGTGGGGCGCGCCTTCGAGGGGGTGCCGTGA
- a CDS encoding TIGR02921 family PEP-CTERM protein translates to MQRWVKFFGHGLFWSWNLLFVLVLLAGFLPLVGPWVVEGFVEDQLPWDFVAFSVLLLAVPPATLVLAFGFFRQNPRALLGLLFAVEGPLFLLCLLRLFAIHELNPGAAVVMWGVTFGAAVYVAEAFAAPVLGSHRWRWSLALGAASFSAFFAAYLALLAAFYVLPVAFLLIKELLSFEWASPLLRAIVETKGVALVLGTLGLLLFLYSATLFVLTPALLPWLHLGAVRRLWRQAQAALSRRAAGAVTLGGAALAALVFFVASQQPQRQVLSRLEAPPPTREAMQALIEDSSELREGLVRAYLGSYQYALNSSDEHVAEMYRDRDGFAMELETARVIQGWFREVASPFVYKGDFQEDHPRAATHYEQLFDQPIQKAERARIRHALTSNLRRDEVSAGLLNINEERAEVVQQSLQVTEHGDLAELELHEVYENLTTDLQEIYFAFSLPPQAALTGLWLGTSEDREQRDVYRVAPRGAAQRAYQAEVARRIDPALLEQVGPRQFRLRVFPIPARPAKSSGEPTPQLHLWMTWTTLADGDQWPAPELLERRNVRWSSKLVRRVNGRGVRGDTWIPSLPRESTAAPAVHLAALTDGTVVEARPRTPRQGNAVEGKTVAVIVDQSRSMARVREAFDATLKELRALEERGAKVRVFLARPANRPDAAREVPLAAVADEVLFYGRQTVQQMLHQWAARKDAWPADLVLLLTDDDAEARDSGDPAPPRPTAPFWLVHLGGLPREYDDATLDLLQLAGNGATRTVEDAVARWSQPVDILAVGGAYEWRRVTTADGRTPEPAFAPLAARALITARPRGEALSVEELDQLHSLARAHSVVTPWSSMIVLLRDRMAVLEEEERSEERFRRNHESGSELLNQPSGVIATTGVPEPEEWALILAGLAFLAFMLRRREPVLR, encoded by the coding sequence ATGCAGCGGTGGGTGAAGTTTTTTGGGCATGGGCTGTTCTGGTCCTGGAACCTGCTCTTCGTGCTGGTCCTCCTGGCCGGGTTCCTGCCCCTGGTGGGCCCATGGGTGGTGGAGGGCTTCGTCGAGGACCAGCTCCCGTGGGACTTCGTCGCCTTCTCGGTGCTGCTGCTGGCCGTCCCACCCGCGACGCTGGTGCTGGCCTTCGGCTTCTTCCGCCAGAACCCGCGCGCCCTGCTGGGCCTGCTCTTCGCCGTCGAGGGCCCGCTCTTCCTCCTCTGCCTGCTGCGCCTGTTCGCCATCCACGAGCTCAACCCCGGCGCGGCGGTGGTGATGTGGGGCGTCACGTTCGGCGCGGCCGTGTATGTGGCCGAGGCGTTCGCGGCGCCGGTCCTGGGCAGCCACCGCTGGCGTTGGAGCCTGGCGCTGGGCGCCGCGTCCTTCTCCGCCTTCTTCGCGGCCTACCTGGCGCTCCTCGCGGCCTTCTACGTGCTGCCCGTCGCCTTCCTGCTCATCAAGGAGTTGCTGAGCTTCGAGTGGGCCAGCCCGCTGCTGAGGGCCATTGTCGAGACGAAGGGGGTGGCGCTGGTCTTGGGCACGCTCGGGCTGCTGCTCTTCCTGTACTCCGCCACGCTGTTCGTCCTCACTCCGGCGCTGCTGCCCTGGCTCCACCTGGGCGCGGTGCGCCGGCTCTGGCGGCAGGCGCAGGCGGCGCTGTCCCGGCGCGCCGCGGGGGCAGTCACCCTCGGCGGCGCGGCGCTCGCGGCCCTCGTCTTCTTCGTCGCCAGCCAGCAGCCGCAGCGGCAGGTGCTCTCGCGCCTGGAGGCGCCGCCCCCGACGCGCGAGGCGATGCAGGCCCTCATCGAGGACTCCTCCGAGCTGCGTGAAGGCCTCGTGCGCGCCTACCTCGGCTCGTACCAGTACGCGCTCAACTCGTCCGACGAGCACGTCGCGGAGATGTACCGGGACCGGGACGGCTTTGCCATGGAGCTCGAGACGGCCCGAGTCATCCAGGGCTGGTTCCGCGAGGTGGCCTCGCCCTTCGTGTACAAGGGCGACTTCCAGGAGGACCACCCCCGCGCGGCGACGCACTACGAGCAGCTCTTCGACCAGCCCATCCAGAAGGCCGAGCGCGCTCGCATCCGCCATGCCCTCACCTCCAACCTGAGACGGGACGAGGTGAGCGCGGGCCTGCTCAACATCAACGAGGAGCGGGCGGAGGTGGTCCAGCAGTCCCTCCAGGTGACGGAGCACGGCGACCTGGCCGAGCTGGAGCTGCACGAGGTGTACGAGAACCTCACGACGGACCTCCAGGAGATCTACTTCGCCTTCTCGCTCCCCCCGCAGGCGGCGCTCACGGGGCTGTGGCTGGGCACGTCGGAGGACCGCGAGCAGCGGGACGTGTACCGGGTGGCCCCCCGGGGCGCGGCCCAGCGCGCCTACCAGGCGGAGGTGGCGCGCCGCATCGACCCCGCGCTGCTGGAGCAGGTGGGCCCCCGGCAGTTCCGGCTCCGCGTGTTCCCCATTCCCGCCCGCCCGGCGAAGTCGAGCGGCGAGCCCACGCCCCAGCTCCACCTGTGGATGACGTGGACCACGCTCGCCGACGGCGACCAGTGGCCCGCCCCGGAGCTGCTCGAGCGCCGGAACGTGCGCTGGAGCTCGAAGCTGGTGCGGCGCGTGAATGGCCGGGGCGTGCGCGGCGACACCTGGATTCCCTCCCTCCCGCGTGAGAGCACCGCCGCGCCCGCCGTGCACCTCGCCGCGCTGACGGATGGCACCGTCGTCGAGGCGCGGCCCCGGACGCCCCGGCAGGGCAACGCCGTGGAGGGGAAGACGGTGGCGGTGATTGTCGACCAGAGCCGGAGCATGGCGCGGGTGCGGGAGGCCTTCGACGCGACGCTGAAGGAGCTGCGCGCGCTGGAGGAGCGGGGGGCGAAGGTGCGCGTGTTCCTCGCCAGGCCGGCGAACCGCCCGGACGCGGCGCGCGAGGTGCCGCTCGCGGCGGTGGCGGACGAGGTGCTCTTCTACGGGCGGCAGACGGTGCAGCAGATGCTCCACCAGTGGGCGGCGCGGAAGGACGCCTGGCCTGCGGACCTGGTGCTGCTGCTCACCGACGACGACGCCGAGGCCCGCGACAGCGGGGACCCCGCTCCCCCGCGCCCGACGGCTCCGTTCTGGCTGGTGCACCTGGGGGGCCTGCCGCGCGAGTACGACGACGCCACGCTCGACCTGCTCCAGCTCGCCGGCAACGGCGCCACGCGCACGGTGGAGGACGCGGTGGCCCGCTGGTCCCAGCCGGTGGACATCCTCGCGGTGGGAGGCGCCTACGAGTGGCGCCGCGTCACCACGGCGGATGGCCGCACCCCCGAGCCCGCCTTCGCACCGCTCGCCGCGCGCGCGCTCATCACCGCGCGCCCCCGGGGCGAGGCGCTGAGCGTGGAAGAGCTGGATCAGCTCCATTCCCTGGCGCGCGCACACTCCGTCGTCACGCCGTGGTCGTCGATGATCGTCCTGCTGCGGGACCGCATGGCGGTGCTGGAAGAAGAGGAGCGCTCGGAGGAGCGCTTCCGCCGGAACCACGAGTCCGGGAGCGAGCTGCTCAACCAGCCCTCGGGCGTCATCGCCACCACAGGCGTGCCCGAGCCGGAGGAGTGGGCGCTCATCCTCGCGGGGCTCGCCTTCCTCGCCTTCATGCTGCGGCGGCGCGAGCCGGTCCTCCGGTAG
- a CDS encoding PH domain-containing protein, giving the protein MFGKLAADALGLSDIGTVIAPADYDKVDADDYVMHEDQEKIYFLIKSKSDEYCFTNKALIHLDGTSAASKKRMLRRYSYSSNPVSNVMLETAGNIDMDVEVKFRLGSRDFSIDVHKKQLEQVKDLYKALFRISEMMVENEIALGHAKASLDVASSTLGRGQAGSTPIVESFKELNQAAFAWLSGAQQKYWVKDFGSVFERYIKG; this is encoded by the coding sequence ATGTTCGGAAAACTTGCCGCGGATGCCCTTGGCCTCAGTGACATCGGAACGGTCATCGCCCCCGCCGACTATGACAAGGTGGATGCCGACGACTATGTGATGCACGAGGACCAGGAGAAGATCTACTTCCTCATCAAGTCCAAGTCCGACGAGTACTGCTTCACCAACAAGGCGCTCATCCACCTGGACGGCACCAGCGCCGCCAGCAAGAAGCGCATGCTGCGCCGCTACAGCTACAGCTCCAACCCCGTGTCGAACGTGATGCTGGAGACCGCCGGCAACATCGACATGGACGTGGAGGTCAAGTTCCGCCTCGGCTCGCGGGACTTCTCCATCGACGTGCACAAGAAGCAGCTGGAGCAGGTGAAGGACCTCTACAAGGCGCTGTTCCGCATCTCCGAGATGATGGTGGAGAACGAGATTGCGCTCGGCCACGCCAAGGCCAGCCTGGACGTCGCGTCCTCCACCCTGGGCCGCGGCCAGGCGGGCTCCACGCCCATCGTGGAGTCCTTCAAGGAGCTCAACCAGGCCGCCTTCGCCTGGCTCTCCGGCGCCCAGCAGAAGTACTGGGTGAAGGACTTCGGCTCCGTGTTCGAGCGCTACATCAAGGGCTGA
- a CDS encoding acyl-CoA dehydrogenase family protein: MTDTDLLNEAEQLAALVAEHAAKHDRDSTFPEEGRAAIVRSPLNTMLLDGASWQTFGRVLATLCRADASFGTAWLMHQGAGTSFMALVNAAERAAFDTGFRQGAWFGNALGEPTSGNLFLMPLQQARRVEGGWRLSGAKRFVSGGEHAKYLLTSAICDGRPCFFIVDKDASVRVEEIWDPMGMRATRSQLLHFQDTLLPESRMLRLDPSQPNAVSAGLPWISIGIAEAAMGFAIQYAKERRLPPENKPLAELQWAQFSVADMSLRLEAARSLAMRSASATDARAPDFPILQMQAKVVANEAAVSIANAALELAGGSGYLRSRPLERYVRDAMSGPLMAWSGAVTRDFLGKALLGLQGPPPG; encoded by the coding sequence ATGACGGATACGGACCTTCTGAACGAGGCGGAGCAGCTCGCCGCGCTGGTGGCCGAGCACGCCGCGAAGCACGACCGGGACTCCACCTTCCCGGAGGAGGGGCGCGCCGCCATCGTCCGCTCCCCGCTCAACACGATGCTCCTGGACGGTGCCTCCTGGCAGACCTTCGGGCGGGTCCTCGCCACGCTGTGCCGGGCAGACGCGTCGTTCGGCACCGCCTGGCTGATGCACCAGGGCGCGGGGACGAGCTTCATGGCGCTGGTGAACGCGGCGGAGCGGGCTGCCTTCGACACCGGATTCCGTCAGGGCGCCTGGTTCGGCAACGCCCTGGGCGAGCCCACCAGCGGCAACCTGTTCCTGATGCCGCTCCAGCAGGCCCGGCGGGTGGAGGGCGGCTGGCGCCTGAGCGGGGCCAAGCGCTTCGTCTCCGGAGGCGAGCACGCGAAGTACCTCCTCACCAGCGCCATCTGTGACGGGCGGCCCTGCTTCTTCATCGTCGACAAGGACGCGTCCGTCCGGGTGGAGGAGATCTGGGACCCCATGGGCATGCGGGCCACCCGCAGCCAGTTGCTGCACTTCCAGGACACGCTGCTGCCCGAGTCACGGATGCTGAGGCTGGACCCCTCTCAGCCCAACGCGGTCTCCGCGGGGCTGCCGTGGATCTCCATCGGCATCGCCGAGGCGGCCATGGGCTTCGCCATCCAGTATGCGAAGGAGCGCCGGCTGCCGCCGGAGAACAAGCCGCTCGCCGAGCTGCAGTGGGCCCAGTTCTCCGTGGCGGACATGAGCCTCCGGCTGGAGGCGGCGCGCTCGCTCGCCATGCGCTCCGCCAGCGCCACGGACGCGCGCGCGCCGGACTTCCCCATCCTCCAGATGCAGGCCAAGGTCGTCGCCAACGAGGCCGCCGTGTCCATCGCCAATGCGGCGCTGGAGCTGGCGGGAGGCTCTGGCTACCTGCGCAGCCGCCCCCTCGAGCGCTACGTCCGAGATGCGATGAGCGGCCCGCTGATGGCCTGGTCCGGCGCCGTCACCCGTGACTTCCTGGGCAAGGCGCTGCTGGGGCTCCAGGGGCCTCCGCCGGGCTGA